The following proteins are co-located in the Rattus norvegicus strain BN/NHsdMcwi chromosome 19, GRCr8, whole genome shotgun sequence genome:
- the LOC134483430 gene encoding uncharacterized protein LOC134483430, which produces MFSCLRKRFGRGNVDSGETRVKESDLSSQSNDGQRQHFWGMWNAGRETSSPGTELSENQAKKEKERLIKELQLITEERNDLRDRLRFLTERSMKNRSHFRPNPYYEDLERMEEAVMSILHNLEMENTEVHENNHKLKKEITFSRNLLSQLLMENTCRKKLVPLKQESKEVHLDCALNQKYLVDFNKKDKDHQRPEPALSGLRKCKRAGIGHTAVRELPEE; this is translated from the exons atgttttcctgtcttcgcaagcgttttgggagggggaacgtcgattctggagagactagagtgaaggagtctgacctttcatctcaaagtaatgatggacaaagacagcacttctggggaatgtgga acgctgggagagaaacatcatcccctggcactgaactaagcgagaatcaggccaagaaggaaaaggagaggctgattaaagagctgcagctcattaccgaggagagaaatgacctgagagatcgcctgaggtttctgacagagagatccatgaagaacag gtcacacttcaggccaaatccatattatgaagacctggagagaatggaggaggcggtcatgtcaattctgcacaacttagagatggagaacactgaggtccatgagaacaaccataagctgaagaaggagattaccttctctcg aaacctgctcagccagctcctgatggagaacacatgtaggaagaagttggtcccactgaagcaggagagcaaggaggtacatcttgattgtgcactgaaccagaaatatttggttgactttaacaagaaagataaagaccatcaacggccagaaccagcattatcag